One window of the Eucalyptus grandis isolate ANBG69807.140 chromosome 8, ASM1654582v1, whole genome shotgun sequence genome contains the following:
- the LOC104456277 gene encoding non-specific lipid transfer protein GPI-anchored 13, with the protein MSSSLGFTVMLLITTMLANGVTSDVAQDKQECEAQLVNLSPCLPFVGGDSKAPSVPCCANLRKDLDETRRCLCMLIRDRDEPGLGFKLNATLALALPSICHSPSNASHCPALLHLDPNSPDAQVFEQFTNASYAGSINGDRSSLVSSNGLAKGPWRVGVALWLLLNTLVDMV; encoded by the exons ATGAGCTCATCACTTGGGTTTACAGTGATGCTCTTGATCACGACGATGCTCGCGAATGGCGTGACCTCGGACGTGGCGCAAGACAAGCAAGAGTGCGAGGCCCAGCTGGTCAATCTCTCGCCATGCCTACCCTTCGTCGGCGGCGACAGCAAGGCTCCATCCGTGCCATGCTGCGCAAATCTGAGGAAGGACCTGGACGAGACGAGGCGGTGCTTGTGCATGCTGATCCGAGACCGCGACGAGCCGGGGCTCGGCTTCAAGCTCAACGCCACCCTCGCACTCGCCCTCCCTTCTATTTGCCACTCTCCGTCCAATGCCTCTCACTGCCCTG CTCTTCTGCATTTGGATCCGAACTCCCCAGATGCTCAAGTTTTCGAGCAATTCACAAACGCATCGTACGCCGGGAGCATCAACG GAGATCGATCCAGCCTCGTCTCAAGCAACGGTTTGGCAAAAGGACCTTGGCGTGTCGGAGTCGCCTTGTGGCTCCTGTTAAATACTCTTGTTGACATGGTCTGA